The Lutibacter profundi region AGATTTTTCACTTTGTTCAAAATGACAAGTATAATTGCTTTTTAGACAGCCTCTTTTAATATTTCTAAGTTTTTACTTATAATTGAGGGCCAGCATTTACCAATGCTTTTCCGTCTTCATTATCGGTATATTTTTTGAAATTATCAATAAATAAACCCGCTAATTTTTTTGCTTTTTCATTCCATTCATTCTTATTTTCATAAGTATCTCTTGGATCTAAAATAGCTGAATTAACCTCTGCCAATTCAAGTGGAACTTCTAAATTAAATATTGGTATTGTTTTTGTTTCAGCTCTTTCAATTGAACCATCTAAAATACGATCAATAATTGCTCTTGTATCTTTAATTGAAATTCTTTTTCCTGAGCCATTCCACCCTGTATTTACTAAATAGGCAGTTGTATTGTGTGCATCCATTTTTTCGACTAATTCATGTCCATATTTAGTAGGATGTAATGATAAAAAAGCTTCTCCAAAACAGGCAGAAAATGTAGGAGTTGGCTCGTTAACACCTCTTTCTGTACCTGCTAATTTTGCGGTAAATCCAGATAGAAAGTGATACTTAGTTTGTTCATGAGTTAACTTAGAAACTGGAGGCATAACCCCAAATGCATCAGCTGTTAAAAAAATAACTTTAGATGCATGACCCGCTTTAGATACAGGCTTTACAATATTTTCAATATGATATATTGGATACGAAACACGTGTATTTTGTGTTACTGAACCATCAGAAAAATCAATTTTGCCATTGGCATCAACCGTAACATTTTCTAATAGTGCATCTTTTTTTATAGCTCCATAAATTTCTGGCTCGGCATTTTTGTCTAAACTAATTGTTTTGGCATAGCAGCCTCCTTCAAAATTAAAAACACCTTCATTATCCCAACCATGCTCATCATCACCAATCAACTCACGTTTAGGATCTGTTGATAACGTTGTTTTTCCTGTTCCTGACAGTCCAAAAAATACGGCTACATCTCCATCTTTCCCTTTATTTGCTGAGCAATGCATAGATGCAATACCTTGCAAAGGAAGGTAATAATTCATCATTGCAAACATTCCTTTTTTCATTTCTCCACCATACCAAGTTCCTCCAATTACTTGCATTTTCTCTGTCAAATTAAATACCGTAAAATTTTCAGAATTCAAACCCTGCCTTTTCCAATTTGGGTTTGTAGCTTTTGAGCCATTTAGTACCACAAAATCTGGTTCACCAAAATTCTCTAATTCTTCAACAGTTGGACGAACAAACA contains the following coding sequences:
- the pckA gene encoding phosphoenolpyruvate carboxykinase (ATP); this encodes MKVIKKSILISLKNLGIKGIKEISYNPSYEELYEKELDPNLEGFEKGYLTELGAVNVKTGIFTGRSPKDKFIVEDAITKDTIWWTSEKAKNDNKPTSQAVWNELKGLVATQLSNKKLYVVDAFCGANEDTRLKVRFIMEVAWQAHFVKNMFVRPTVEELENFGEPDFVVLNGSKATNPNWKRQGLNSENFTVFNLTEKMQVIGGTWYGGEMKKGMFAMMNYYLPLQGIASMHCSANKGKDGDVAVFFGLSGTGKTTLSTDPKRELIGDDEHGWDNEGVFNFEGGCYAKTISLDKNAEPEIYGAIKKDALLENVTVDANGKIDFSDGSVTQNTRVSYPIYHIENIVKPVSKAGHASKVIFLTADAFGVMPPVSKLTHEQTKYHFLSGFTAKLAGTERGVNEPTPTFSACFGEAFLSLHPTKYGHELVEKMDAHNTTAYLVNTGWNGSGKRISIKDTRAIIDRILDGSIERAETKTIPIFNLEVPLELAEVNSAILDPRDTYENKNEWNEKAKKLAGLFIDNFKKYTDNEDGKALVNAGPQL